From Granulicella sp. WH15, the proteins below share one genomic window:
- a CDS encoding alpha/beta fold hydrolase → MKSLSVLGVRALALGLVMSAMGLQAQQQGMEVSADMVLPQPPPTAPLGDWTVAAGREKVTLERGGGVVLRGWSFASAKAGAPTVLFFNDNDMTVDHSESLYRSIAAAGAQVVVFDYRGYGFSMGEAGVAAFRADAAAEYDFAVKRAGGPVVVYGFAMGTAIATSVAVQRPVKGMILAGTIASAAEEIPVYAKTQGLTDEDLKGIKLDAGVVEAFDLVGRVKKSKAPLLMLHGGADKMVPMAQGRKVFAASAAGEKKFVVLPGVGHQQTAGSAVGLKAVGMFLSGLK, encoded by the coding sequence ATGAAGTCTCTTTCCGTTTTGGGAGTCAGAGCGTTGGCGCTGGGGCTGGTGATGAGCGCAATGGGGTTGCAGGCGCAACAGCAGGGGATGGAAGTCTCGGCGGATATGGTGCTGCCGCAGCCCCCGCCTACGGCTCCGCTGGGCGACTGGACCGTCGCAGCCGGGCGCGAGAAGGTGACGCTGGAGCGGGGCGGCGGCGTGGTGCTGCGGGGATGGAGCTTTGCCTCTGCGAAGGCCGGTGCGCCGACGGTGCTGTTCTTTAATGACAACGATATGACGGTGGACCACTCGGAGTCGCTCTATCGGTCGATTGCCGCCGCCGGGGCGCAGGTGGTGGTCTTCGACTATCGTGGGTACGGGTTCAGCATGGGTGAGGCTGGGGTGGCCGCGTTTCGGGCCGATGCCGCTGCCGAGTACGACTTTGCGGTGAAGCGGGCGGGCGGGCCGGTCGTGGTGTATGGGTTTGCGATGGGGACCGCGATTGCCACCAGTGTGGCGGTGCAGAGGCCGGTGAAGGGGATGATTCTGGCAGGGACGATTGCTTCGGCTGCCGAGGAGATTCCGGTGTATGCGAAGACGCAGGGGCTTACCGATGAGGATCTGAAGGGGATCAAGCTGGACGCGGGGGTGGTGGAGGCTTTCGACCTGGTGGGGCGGGTGAAGAAGTCGAAGGCTCCGTTGCTGATGCTGCATGGGGGCGCGGATAAGATGGTGCCGATGGCGCAGGGGCGGAAGGTGTTTGCGGCGAGTGCGGCGGGGGAGAAGAAGTTTGTGGTGTTGCCGGGGGTGGGGCATCAGCAGACGGCGGGGAGTGCGGTGGGGTTGAAGGCGGTGGGGATGTTTTTGAGTGGGTTGAAGTAG
- a CDS encoding L-rhamnose mutarotase, with protein MRRYCLTLDLQRDAEKIAAYRRYHEDVWPEVKASLVGSGVTEMEIYLLGTRMFMIMEVADTFSFEAKAEADKANPKVMEWEALMGQFQDAPADASPVARWQLMEKVFTLSEQLG; from the coding sequence ATGAGACGTTACTGTCTAACACTGGATTTGCAGCGCGATGCGGAGAAGATTGCGGCCTATCGGCGCTATCACGAGGATGTATGGCCGGAGGTCAAGGCCAGCCTGGTGGGGTCAGGGGTTACCGAGATGGAGATCTACCTGTTGGGCACACGGATGTTCATGATTATGGAGGTCGCGGATACGTTCTCGTTTGAGGCCAAGGCGGAGGCCGACAAGGCCAACCCCAAGGTAATGGAGTGGGAGGCGCTGATGGGGCAGTTTCAGGATGCTCCGGCGGACGCCTCGCCCGTGGCGCGCTGGCAGTTGATGGAGAAAGTGTTCACCCTGAGCGAGCAGCTCGGGTAA
- a CDS encoding 3-oxoacyl-[acyl-carrier-protein] synthase III C-terminal domain-containing protein — MQIASVGSAFPKHRYTQSEISQALLTRWEGKLEEPRLLTRLHANCGVATRYLVFPIEHYTTLVGFKQTNDAWIAAAVELGQLAIERALAPLGLTAADISAIFSATVTGVASPTIDARLINRMPFPTSVKRTPIFGLGCVAGAAGIARASDYVRAFPDQIALVLSIELCSLTWQDDDQSIANLISTGLFGDGAAAVIVIGDDVKLPNPSTGPKILATRSTFYRHTEHVMGWDIRDSGFRIVLSPDVPKVVEANLRGDAESFLADQGLKLSDISSYIFHSGGPKVLEATEKALGLPEGAEGALALSWKSLSEVGNLSAASVLCVLEDTLKNHPGKPGTYSILAAMGPAFCLELVLLQW; from the coding sequence ATGCAAATCGCCTCCGTTGGTTCAGCCTTCCCCAAGCACCGCTACACTCAGTCCGAGATATCGCAGGCCCTTCTTACCCGCTGGGAAGGTAAGCTCGAAGAGCCCCGGCTCCTCACCCGTCTTCATGCCAACTGCGGCGTAGCCACCCGCTATCTGGTCTTTCCCATCGAGCACTACACCACGCTCGTAGGCTTCAAGCAGACCAACGACGCCTGGATCGCCGCCGCCGTCGAGCTGGGCCAGCTCGCCATCGAGCGCGCCCTGGCTCCGCTCGGCCTCACCGCCGCCGACATCTCCGCCATCTTCTCGGCCACCGTCACCGGCGTCGCGTCGCCCACCATCGACGCCCGCCTCATCAACCGGATGCCGTTCCCGACCAGCGTCAAGCGCACCCCCATCTTCGGCCTGGGCTGCGTCGCCGGAGCCGCCGGCATCGCCCGCGCCTCGGATTACGTCCGCGCCTTCCCCGACCAGATAGCGCTGGTCCTCTCGATCGAGCTGTGCTCGCTCACCTGGCAGGACGATGACCAGTCCATCGCGAACCTCATCTCCACCGGCCTCTTCGGCGATGGAGCCGCCGCCGTCATCGTCATCGGCGACGACGTCAAGCTGCCCAATCCCTCCACCGGCCCCAAGATTCTCGCCACCCGCAGCACCTTCTATCGCCACACCGAGCACGTCATGGGCTGGGATATCCGCGACAGCGGCTTCCGCATCGTCCTCTCGCCCGACGTCCCCAAGGTGGTCGAGGCCAACCTGCGCGGCGACGCGGAGAGCTTCCTGGCCGATCAGGGACTGAAGCTATCGGATATCAGCTCCTACATCTTCCACTCCGGCGGCCCCAAGGTCTTGGAGGCTACCGAAAAGGCCCTCGGCCTGCCCGAAGGAGCGGAAGGAGCGCTGGCCCTGAGCTGGAAGTCCCTCTCCGAGGTCGGCAACCTCTCAGCAGCGTCGGTCCTGTGTGTCTTGGAAGACACTCTCAAGAACCACCCCGGCAAGCCCGGCACCTACTCGATCCTGGCCGCGATGGGGCCAGCCTTCTGCCTGGAGCTGGTCCTCCTCCAGTGGTAA
- a CDS encoding efflux RND transporter periplasmic adaptor subunit — protein MRAAGYGGVVCLVLAGCHKQEETGREAKEAPPSAPVVVAAANAGIVKVDQPERFPLTTAVAQQTFSTLNATGSVNPDVSRELPVLSLANGRVTSLYVRLGDTVKKGQPIMEVQSPDVSTAFGNYLKAVNDEHLTKITLDRDKLLYDKGAIPQTQLETAQNGEDDSLALLTASEQQLRILGLDKNKPGDTVTIHAPTSGVIVAQNATAAGAAGVTYAGSTGSLTIADLSHVWIICDVYENDLAQVRLGDEAEIRLSAYPGKVLKGTVNDIGAVLDPTIRTAKVRIQVQNPQGLLRLGMFATATFAGKKPIEGVAVPGDAILHLHDRAFVFEPGDTTGTFKTVEIKTGKTLSGNLVEVVSGLQAGQQVVANALELQNTAAQ, from the coding sequence ATGCGCGCGGCTGGGTACGGTGGTGTGGTTTGCCTGGTGCTGGCCGGATGCCATAAGCAGGAAGAGACAGGCCGCGAGGCCAAGGAGGCTCCGCCGAGCGCGCCGGTCGTGGTCGCGGCGGCAAACGCAGGCATCGTCAAGGTGGACCAGCCGGAGCGGTTTCCGCTGACGACGGCGGTGGCGCAGCAGACGTTCAGCACGCTGAACGCGACGGGCAGCGTGAACCCGGATGTCTCGCGCGAACTGCCGGTGCTGTCGCTGGCCAATGGCCGCGTGACCTCGCTGTACGTGCGCCTGGGCGACACGGTGAAGAAGGGCCAGCCCATCATGGAGGTACAGAGCCCGGACGTATCGACCGCGTTCGGCAACTACCTGAAGGCTGTGAACGACGAGCACCTGACGAAGATTACGCTGGACCGCGACAAGCTGCTGTATGACAAGGGCGCGATTCCGCAGACGCAGCTCGAGACCGCGCAGAACGGCGAGGACGACTCGCTGGCGCTGCTGACGGCAAGCGAACAGCAGTTGCGGATCCTGGGCCTCGATAAGAACAAGCCGGGCGATACGGTAACGATCCATGCGCCGACCTCGGGCGTGATCGTGGCGCAGAACGCCACGGCGGCGGGCGCGGCAGGTGTGACCTACGCCGGTTCGACGGGTTCGCTGACCATCGCGGACCTCTCGCATGTATGGATCATCTGCGACGTGTATGAGAACGACCTGGCACAGGTGCGGCTGGGCGATGAGGCCGAGATTCGGCTGTCGGCGTATCCGGGCAAGGTGCTGAAGGGGACCGTCAACGATATCGGCGCGGTGCTCGATCCCACCATTCGCACGGCGAAGGTGAGGATCCAGGTGCAGAACCCGCAGGGGCTTCTGCGGCTGGGGATGTTTGCCACCGCTACGTTCGCGGGCAAGAAGCCGATCGAGGGCGTGGCAGTGCCGGGCGATGCGATTCTGCATCTGCATGACCGCGCGTTTGTCTTCGAGCCGGGCGATACGACGGGCACGTTCAAGACGGTCGAGATCAAGACCGGCAAGACGCTCAGCGGCAATCTGGTGGAGGTGGTTTCGGGCCTGCAGGCTGGGCAGCAGGTCGTGGCCAACGCGCTGGAGCTGCAGAACACGGCGGCTCAGTAA